The following proteins are encoded in a genomic region of Thermococcus sp.:
- a CDS encoding DUF373 family protein, which produces MVDIKALVLAIDRDDDFGKKANVPGPVVGREACIDAALKLSLADPEDSDANVVYAAVKLHDELRGSGEFDKVEVALITGHPKVGVKSDMELARQLEEVLEGFPADGVITVTDGAEDEQIFPIIASKVPIISSHRIVVKQNEGIETTYYILYRYMREILSDPEVAKVLLGIPGMILLFYGIAKLIGVWYPESIKIISATITGAILFIIGGYFFTKGFHLKVRETMARQFVFVISIIAGSLIIAGGAINSYFRLEQYSLELIGSYPGTPLLATLIYLNALNASLIVGIAVMISGKIIQSYLRKDYHIWYQVSALIMMPAMWVTIDLTTRYAMAMLTLSNVQVFTEMVMALLDVGVAVLVGAYMRGKVRGWEKVEAGTSA; this is translated from the coding sequence GTGGTTGATATCAAGGCCCTAGTTTTAGCCATAGACCGCGACGACGATTTTGGAAAGAAGGCTAACGTTCCCGGCCCGGTGGTGGGGAGAGAGGCATGCATAGATGCGGCTTTAAAGCTGAGCCTCGCCGACCCGGAGGACAGCGATGCGAACGTTGTCTACGCTGCGGTTAAGCTCCACGACGAACTCAGGGGAAGCGGTGAGTTTGATAAAGTAGAGGTTGCCCTCATAACCGGACACCCAAAGGTCGGAGTAAAGAGCGACATGGAGCTGGCGAGACAGCTGGAGGAGGTTCTCGAGGGGTTTCCGGCAGACGGGGTCATAACGGTCACAGATGGTGCCGAGGACGAGCAGATATTTCCCATAATAGCCTCAAAGGTGCCGATAATAAGCTCCCACCGCATCGTGGTCAAGCAAAATGAGGGCATAGAGACGACTTACTACATCCTCTACCGTTATATGAGGGAGATTCTAAGTGATCCTGAGGTAGCGAAGGTATTACTCGGAATCCCAGGGATGATACTGCTCTTCTACGGAATAGCAAAACTTATAGGAGTCTGGTATCCGGAGAGCATCAAGATCATCTCCGCCACAATAACCGGTGCGATACTCTTCATTATCGGCGGCTACTTCTTCACGAAGGGCTTCCACCTCAAAGTCAGGGAGACGATGGCAAGGCAGTTCGTCTTTGTGATATCTATCATAGCCGGTTCCCTGATAATCGCGGGAGGGGCTATAAACTCCTACTTCCGCCTCGAACAGTATTCATTGGAGTTAATAGGCAGCTACCCGGGAACACCACTCCTAGCGACACTAATTTACCTAAACGCCCTCAATGCATCCTTAATAGTAGGGATCGCCGTTATGATAAGCGGCAAGATTATACAGTCATACTTGAGGAAGGATTATCACATCTGGTATCAGGTTTCAGCACTCATCATGATGCCCGCGATGTGGGTGACGATAGATCTGACCACGAGGTACGCGATGGCCATGCTGACGCTCTCCAACGTACAAGTCTTCACAGAGATGGTGATGGCCCTCCTAGACGTGGGTGTTGCGGTTTTAGTCGGAGCTTATATGAGGGGAAAAGTAAGGGGATGGGAGAAAGTTGAGGCTGGAACAAGCGCTTAA
- a CDS encoding MTH1187 family thiamine-binding protein, which translates to MVIAEFIIVPLGEKSLSRYVAEVVKLLESKGVKYQLTPMSTIIETPTVKDAFALIGEVHELMFKLGAERVSTTVRIDDRRDKERKMEDKVKSVMEKVRGG; encoded by the coding sequence ATGGTCATCGCCGAGTTCATCATTGTGCCCCTCGGTGAGAAGAGCTTGAGCAGGTACGTTGCAGAGGTAGTAAAGCTTTTAGAGAGTAAGGGTGTTAAGTATCAACTGACCCCGATGTCAACGATAATAGAGACCCCGACCGTGAAGGACGCGTTCGCTCTGATAGGGGAAGTGCACGAGCTGATGTTCAAACTCGGCGCGGAGAGGGTCTCGACTACAGTCAGGATCGACGACAGACGCGATAAGGAGCGAAAGATGGAGGATAAGGTGAAATCCGTCATGGAGAAAGTGAGGGGTGGTTGA